In one window of Halarsenatibacter silvermanii DNA:
- a CDS encoding CPBP family glutamic-type intramembrane protease, which yields MAEEQNLSLKTLILLQSALALVSFVIIKLVFDPGMGKLWLYPSSLYYNLVMGAAGAIILYFPAYLYLRHKKKELLQAVRPLLPICRRPIALLAAISFLAGLSEELLFRALLQRLLGIWPASILFMLAHAGFWAAPPRTQARMLFAPFSLAAGLLMGLLFREAGLTAAVTAHFLYDLAAFVMLKKEFIGVGRRK from the coding sequence ATGGCCGAAGAACAAAATCTTTCTCTGAAAACACTAATTCTGCTCCAAAGCGCTCTGGCTTTGGTCAGCTTCGTTATTATAAAGCTGGTCTTTGATCCGGGAATGGGGAAATTGTGGCTCTATCCCTCTTCGTTATATTACAACTTAGTGATGGGAGCAGCAGGAGCAATAATTCTGTATTTTCCCGCTTATCTGTATCTTCGTCATAAGAAAAAAGAACTTCTGCAGGCGGTAAGGCCTCTGCTGCCGATATGCCGCAGACCTATAGCTCTTCTGGCGGCAATAAGTTTTTTAGCCGGGTTGAGTGAAGAGCTGCTTTTTAGGGCTTTACTGCAGCGTCTGCTGGGAATCTGGCCGGCCTCAATCCTTTTTATGCTGGCTCATGCCGGTTTCTGGGCTGCGCCCCCCAGAACTCAGGCCAGGATGCTATTTGCACCTTTTTCTCTGGCGGCCGGGCTGCTGATGGGATTGCTTTTTCGGGAGGCTGGTTTAACTGCAGCTGTCACAGCCCATTTTCTTTATGATCTGGCAGCTTTTGTTATGCTGAAAAAAGAATTTATAGGTGTGGGCAGGCGAAAATAA